The genomic segment TAACCCATTCGTGGGTGTAGATGTCGCATCCTACAGTATTAGAGAGTACTCCATGGGCTTTCTCCTGGATAGGGATGACATGGATTTCTTCAATAAGGCTTACTTAAGTAACTTAACCGATGCATTGGATCCACGCTTCTCACCAATACTGGTTAATGACCTCAGTAACCTACCACCCGCCTTAATCATAACGTCGGAGTATGATCCATTAAGGGATTCAGCGGAAACATACGCCACTAGGCTTTCAGAGGCGGGTGTACCAACAGTTGTTGTTAGATTCAATGGTGTAGTCCACGGCTTCTACAACATGCCCATACCCCACGCGAAGGTGGTAGTGGGGTTAATAGGATCAACACTGAGGCAGGCGTTTTACGGTAAGTATTAGAGTATACTGCATTTAAATGGTGTTTAAACCGTATAACCTCTGGTACGGTATTGGGATTGTGTTAGGATCAATGTGCACATCTACGATTGTGGCCTTGTCACTGTTTAAAGCCTCATTCAACAACGGCCTCAACTCCTCCCTACGTGTTATCCTTAAACCCTCCGCACCCAGGGATTCGGCTAATAGGTTGAAGTCAATGCTGGGTAGTTTAATTAATGATTCGGTTGCATTACTGAACCTCACCTTCTCGTAAATCCTCAATACCCTGTACGCTGAATCATTGAATACAATTATCTTGGGCTTAACCCCATATTGAACAGCAGTTGCAACCTCAAGCCCAGTCATTAGGAATCCACCATCACCAACCAAGGCAACAACATCCCTGTCACGGTATATTATTGATGCAGCCACGGCGCCAGGTACTGCTAACCCCATTGAGACGTAGCTGGTGCTTGTTACGTAGTGTTCATTCTCGTTTATGGGCATTAGGAAGCTTTCAATCCTGTGAGCCCCAACATCACCAATGAATATTGATCCACCCTTGTTGAAAACATCCCTAACCGCCCTAATAACCTCCCAGGGCTTAATTAAGCCTGTAGCCTTCTCGTAGTAACTATTAAGCTCCCTATTCTCAATACTCCATAATTCCCTTAATTCATTAATTACACCACCTCTACGTCTAATACTCATGCCCTTAAGTACATTAATTAGCATTAGGAGGAATTCCTTAGCATCAGCCCGTATCCTTAAATATGGTTCATACGCCCTTCCTAAATCATACTCATCAATGTTAACGTGAATGAGCTTACCCCTAATCTCAAGACTATACCTACCAGTGCCAATTTCACTGAATCTATTACCAATAGCAAGCACTACGTCAGCTTTCTTAATAATCTCATAGGCAGTCATGTTACCTGCC from the Caldivirga maquilingensis IC-167 genome contains:
- a CDS encoding thiamine pyrophosphate-binding protein is translated as MGVKVRDLVSEWLINNVGNYVFTVAAENILGLLRSLINRGGFIINSKFEPSAGFMALVSSRLLLKPSTLIVTAGPGIFGALSPIAEAFIEGDPLIVIATSIIGGKGTRMHQIRDDTQLNTLSNVVKASLRVSNPSNVTEVLTKAYRIATSGKPGPVYIDIPSDLMDLDTTGERKDVNPVTGETVAINNDAVKEAANLLSNAELPVLLLGRGVILSGAKDLAIKLAELLNAPITTTIMAKGLISPNHPLYAGVAAGKAGNMTAYEIIKKADVVLAIGNRFSEIGTGRYSLEIRGKLIHVNIDEYDLGRAYEPYLRIRADAKEFLLMLINVLKGMSIRRRGGVINELRELWSIENRELNSYYEKATGLIKPWEVIRAVRDVFNKGGSIFIGDVGAHRIESFLMPINENEHYVTSTSYVSMGLAVPGAVAASIIYRDRDVVALVGDGGFLMTGLEVATAVQYGVKPKIIVFNDSAYRVLRIYEKVRFSNATESLIKLPSIDFNLLAESLGAEGLRITRREELRPLLNEALNSDKATIVDVHIDPNTIPIPYQRLYGLNTI